Proteins from a single region of Cytophagaceae bacterium:
- a CDS encoding Dabb family protein, whose product MEIKKIVKYFAPLVVFGFIVSFMLIYGSAYSPVKPNVQVILCYKFKEGVSETVKAEQSQAFQKISKKLAVVADYSSGNVKNDIDSQFDIVHRFTFRSEHDLDTFHKSPEFLEMINKNEANWVNQLEIKADLK is encoded by the coding sequence ATGGAAATTAAGAAAATAGTAAAATACTTCGCACCCCTTGTAGTTTTTGGGTTTATAGTGTCGTTCATGTTGATTTATGGTTCTGCGTATTCACCTGTTAAACCTAATGTTCAGGTGATCTTATGTTATAAATTTAAAGAAGGAGTTTCGGAAACAGTAAAAGCCGAGCAAAGTCAGGCATTCCAAAAAATCTCTAAGAAATTGGCAGTTGTGGCAGATTATTCTTCAGGGAATGTAAAAAATGATATTGATTCGCAATTCGATATCGTACATAGATTTACTTTCAGGTCAGAACATGATTTGGATACTTTCCACAAAAGCCCTGAATTTTTAGAAATGATAAATAAAAATGAGGCCAATTGGGTTAACCAACTTGAAATCAAGGCAGATTTGAAATAA
- a CDS encoding NAD(P)-dependent alcohol dehydrogenase, with translation MKIVYRDTYCTAEELEIREVEIPVPGENQILVKVKASTVNRTDEGVLLGKPFIFRFFAGFPKPRYHATGTDFSGEIVGAGKNVVEFKVGQEVFGFLDHGLGTHAEYVCIDIKQPVFLKPKNISHIQAASALEGAHYAFNFINKVKIEPGTKVFVNGSTGAIGNAAIQQLNTMGAEVSFTYPTDSYDKISHLKAVKKIDYKKADFTELSEHYDFVFDAVGKSSFGNCKKLLNEKGVYISSELGPKGENIPLAILGLFQSGKKVIFPFPGSPKYSIPHIINLLETGEFVPLIDRTYPISEIKEAFNYMLSGEKRGNVVITF, from the coding sequence ATGAAAATAGTGTATCGGGACACTTATTGCACTGCTGAGGAACTTGAAATTAGGGAGGTTGAAATTCCCGTTCCTGGCGAAAATCAGATTTTAGTAAAAGTTAAAGCGAGTACAGTAAACCGAACTGACGAAGGCGTTTTGCTCGGTAAGCCATTTATTTTCAGGTTTTTTGCGGGTTTTCCCAAGCCCAGATACCATGCAACCGGAACAGATTTTAGTGGAGAAATTGTAGGTGCCGGAAAAAATGTGGTTGAATTTAAGGTAGGACAAGAAGTTTTTGGTTTTTTAGACCATGGACTGGGAACACATGCGGAGTATGTTTGTATTGACATAAAACAGCCGGTTTTCCTTAAACCCAAAAATATTTCACATATACAAGCGGCGTCTGCACTCGAAGGGGCTCATTATGCTTTTAATTTTATTAATAAAGTAAAAATTGAACCAGGCACAAAAGTTTTTGTAAATGGTTCCACCGGTGCCATCGGCAATGCTGCAATCCAGCAACTCAATACGATGGGAGCTGAGGTGTCATTTACTTATCCGACAGATAGTTATGATAAGATTTCCCACTTAAAAGCAGTAAAGAAAATCGACTATAAAAAAGCAGATTTTACGGAGCTGAGTGAACATTATGATTTCGTTTTTGACGCCGTGGGCAAAAGTTCTTTTGGAAATTGTAAGAAATTATTGAATGAAAAAGGTGTTTATATTTCCTCTGAATTGGGACCCAAAGGAGAAAACATTCCTCTGGCTATTTTAGGCTTATTTCAATCTGGCAAAAAAGTAATTTTCCCGTTTCCGGGTAGTCCAAAATATAGTATTCCTCATATTATCAATCTTTTAGAAACGGGTGAGTTTGTGCCACTAATTGATCGCACTTATCCGATTTCTGAAATCAAAGAAGCATTTAACTATATGCTTTCGGGCGAAAAGAGGGGGAATGTGGTAATCACTTTTTGA
- a CDS encoding carbon-nitrogen hydrolase: protein MNNVNIGLVQMSCSADVQQNIEKASAKIREAAGKGAQIVCLQELFTSLYFCDVEDHENFKLGESIPGPTTHVMQQLAEELGVVIIASLFEKRAQGLYHNTTAVIDADGAYLGKYRKMHIPDDPGYYEKFYFTPGDLGYKIFETRFAKIGVLICWDQWYPEAARITSLMGAEILFYPTAIGWDLDEKDPIINQEQYDAWQTIQRSHAVANGLYVVSVNRVGIEANQKFWGGSFVANPHGRLLYLASHDKEETHVETIDLDKTEYYRTTWPYLRDRRIDSYHPITRRFIDED, encoded by the coding sequence ATGAACAATGTAAACATAGGTCTGGTACAGATGTCCTGCTCGGCAGATGTACAGCAAAACATAGAAAAAGCAAGTGCAAAAATCAGAGAAGCTGCCGGAAAAGGAGCCCAAATTGTATGTCTGCAGGAGCTTTTCACCTCTTTGTATTTTTGTGATGTCGAAGATCATGAAAATTTTAAACTGGGAGAGTCCATCCCCGGCCCAACTACCCATGTGATGCAACAACTGGCCGAAGAGTTAGGTGTGGTCATTATCGCTTCATTGTTTGAAAAAAGAGCTCAGGGATTATATCACAACACCACTGCGGTCATCGATGCTGATGGTGCTTATCTGGGTAAATACCGAAAAATGCACATACCCGATGACCCGGGTTATTATGAAAAGTTTTATTTTACTCCGGGAGATTTGGGTTACAAAATATTCGAAACCCGTTTTGCTAAAATCGGTGTATTAATCTGTTGGGATCAATGGTATCCCGAAGCCGCCCGCATCACTTCACTTATGGGAGCTGAAATCCTCTTCTATCCTACTGCCATTGGCTGGGATTTGGATGAAAAAGACCCGATAATCAATCAGGAACAATATGATGCCTGGCAGACCATCCAACGCTCACATGCTGTAGCCAATGGGCTGTATGTAGTATCGGTCAACAGAGTTGGAATTGAGGCTAACCAAAAATTCTGGGGAGGCTCATTTGTGGCCAATCCACATGGAAGGTTGCTATATCTGGCCTCGCATGACAAGGAAGAAACCCATGTAGAAACCATAGATTTAGACAAAACCGAATACTATCGCACCACCTGGCCTTACCTTCGTGACCGCAGAATTGACAGTTATCACCCGATTACTAGAAGGTTTATTGATGAGGATTGA
- a CDS encoding DUF2281 domain-containing protein, with protein MTKTYEGIFENGYVVFKEAPEIPKNSKVKVIFEEKDIKKPAEKRKLGTMKGNFKISDDFDEPLKELKDYM; from the coding sequence ATGACAAAAACTTACGAAGGCATATTTGAAAATGGCTATGTGGTTTTTAAAGAAGCCCCGGAAATTCCTAAAAATTCCAAAGTAAAAGTGATTTTTGAGGAAAAAGATATTAAAAAACCTGCTGAAAAAAGGAAACTGGGCACTATGAAAGGCAACTTTAAAATTTCTGATGATTTTGATGAGCCCCTGAAGGAACTAAAAGATTATATGTAA
- a CDS encoding CotH kinase family protein has translation MKQYFGIVLLLIIGFGCQKQNTDEVSTDATAANPDWTEISHSKVAAPDYSVVFPQEKVNSIEITLGKTTWEKIKSDMVAKNKGTFGEGGNSGGGGNPGGVMPGGPGGGVPGGNGGAAPDFGEEPEYFESSIKFNGKTWKNVGFRLKGNSTLSSTWKSGIYKLPFRLKFDEFEDDHPEIKDQRLFGFKDVSFSAAVKDNSLIREKVTADIFRMAGIPAARTAFYKVYIDFGEGLKYCGIYAAVEVIDDTMVKDQFGEDNGNIYKPESNFASFSKDNFEKKNNEDAADWSDVQNTVSALTATNRTSDAAAWRTNLEKYMNMEHYVKWLAVNTTLVNWDTYGAMAHNYYLYNHSTQKLVWIPWDNNEALTSSARVNLNLSGVANTWPLIKYVADDPVYYAKYKAYVKEFNDNVFTTAKMNQLFDNATNLITPYVNGSEKEVSPYTNLSSLSNFSAALPILKQHVVTRNKLVEEFVK, from the coding sequence ATGAAACAATACTTTGGAATCGTTCTGTTATTAATAATTGGATTTGGGTGTCAGAAGCAAAATACTGATGAAGTATCGACCGATGCAACTGCCGCCAATCCTGACTGGACTGAAATTTCACATAGCAAAGTCGCTGCTCCAGATTATTCAGTTGTTTTTCCACAGGAAAAGGTAAATTCCATTGAGATTACTTTGGGCAAAACTACCTGGGAGAAGATAAAATCAGATATGGTGGCAAAGAATAAGGGTACCTTTGGTGAAGGCGGCAACTCAGGTGGGGGAGGTAATCCCGGAGGAGTTATGCCCGGTGGACCTGGTGGAGGAGTTCCTGGTGGAAATGGCGGTGCTGCTCCTGATTTTGGTGAAGAGCCGGAATATTTTGAATCAAGCATAAAATTTAATGGCAAAACATGGAAAAATGTAGGCTTTAGATTGAAAGGCAATTCAACCCTAAGTTCTACCTGGAAATCAGGAATTTATAAGTTACCTTTTCGTTTGAAATTTGATGAATTTGAAGATGACCATCCCGAAATCAAAGATCAAAGGTTGTTTGGGTTTAAAGATGTTTCTTTTTCGGCAGCTGTAAAAGATAATTCGCTTATCAGAGAAAAAGTGACAGCCGATATTTTCAGAATGGCAGGAATACCTGCCGCTAGAACCGCTTTCTACAAAGTATATATTGATTTTGGTGAAGGACTGAAATATTGTGGTATTTATGCAGCCGTGGAGGTGATTGACGATACTATGGTCAAGGATCAGTTTGGAGAAGACAATGGAAATATCTACAAACCGGAGTCAAATTTTGCCTCATTTAGTAAGGATAATTTTGAGAAAAAGAATAATGAAGATGCCGCAGATTGGTCTGATGTGCAAAACACTGTTTCAGCTTTGACAGCCACCAATCGTACTTCTGATGCTGCAGCATGGAGGACAAATCTGGAAAAATACATGAATATGGAGCATTATGTGAAATGGCTTGCGGTAAACACGACTTTAGTAAACTGGGACACCTACGGTGCTATGGCTCATAACTATTATTTGTATAATCATTCCACTCAAAAACTGGTTTGGATTCCCTGGGACAATAACGAAGCTCTTACAAGTAGTGCCCGTGTAAATCTCAATCTTTCGGGCGTGGCCAATACCTGGCCATTGATCAAATATGTGGCAGACGACCCGGTTTATTATGCCAAATACAAGGCTTATGTTAAAGAATTTAACGACAATGTATTTACCACAGCAAAAATGAATCAGCTGTTTGACAATGCCACAAATCTGATAACTCCTTATGTAAATGGTAGTGAAAAAGAAGTGTCGCCTTATACCAATTTAAGTAGCCTGAGTAACTTTTCAGCGGCTCTGCCAATACTTAAGCAACACGTGGTTACCAGAAATAAACTGGTAGAGGAGTTTGTGAAATGA
- a CDS encoding Ldh family oxidoreductase — translation MYPVEKTRKFTENIFKALGCSNKDAKLAADVLINADLNGVDSHGVARLAGYVRLSDHGRLNPKPEIKIIHETPSTATIDGDRGLGLVVAPFAMKLAMKKAKKAGTGWVAVQNSNHFGIGGYHAAIALESEMIGIAMTHSAPLVVPTYSKEKLLGTNPIAVAIPADKQPAFLADFATTAVAYGKMEILQRKGMDAPLGWVQDKHGMPTTNANAVKEGGGLLPLGGDRENGGHKGYSLGAIVDIFSGVLSGANYGPWVPPFATAEFHGVAPEQVGKGTGHFLGAMRIDAFRPKEDFKQNMDRWIERFRNADHIDGEHVQIPGDQERYWRAERLKTGLPLNEKVVESLHELGERFGVKW, via the coding sequence ATGTATCCAGTAGAAAAGACCCGGAAATTTACCGAAAATATATTCAAAGCCCTTGGCTGTTCCAATAAAGATGCTAAACTTGCTGCAGACGTTTTAATCAATGCAGACCTCAATGGAGTAGATTCTCACGGTGTGGCCCGATTGGCCGGTTATGTAAGATTAAGTGACCACGGAAGACTCAATCCCAAGCCTGAAATCAAGATTATTCATGAAACACCCTCCACAGCTACTATTGATGGCGACAGAGGTTTAGGTCTTGTTGTGGCACCTTTTGCTATGAAACTGGCCATGAAAAAAGCAAAAAAAGCAGGTACCGGTTGGGTGGCTGTACAAAACTCCAACCATTTCGGAATTGGTGGATATCATGCCGCAATAGCACTTGAGAGTGAGATGATAGGAATAGCAATGACGCATTCCGCCCCATTGGTGGTTCCAACCTATTCTAAAGAGAAACTATTGGGAACCAACCCTATAGCCGTTGCTATACCTGCCGATAAACAGCCGGCATTTCTGGCTGACTTTGCCACTACTGCTGTGGCTTATGGAAAAATGGAAATCCTGCAACGAAAAGGCATGGATGCCCCTTTGGGCTGGGTGCAGGATAAGCACGGAATGCCTACTACCAATGCCAATGCCGTAAAAGAAGGTGGCGGATTGCTCCCATTGGGTGGTGACCGCGAAAACGGCGGCCACAAAGGCTACAGCCTGGGAGCAATAGTCGATATATTTTCAGGAGTACTTTCAGGAGCAAACTATGGGCCATGGGTGCCGCCTTTTGCCACTGCTGAATTCCATGGAGTAGCCCCTGAGCAAGTAGGTAAGGGTACCGGGCATTTTTTAGGTGCCATGCGGATTGATGCTTTCAGGCCTAAAGAAGATTTCAAACAAAATATGGACCGCTGGATCGAGCGTTTCCGAAATGCAGATCATATTGATGGAGAGCATGTTCAGATTCCCGGAGACCAGGAAAGATATTGGAGAGCAGAAAGACTAAAAACCGGACTTCCACTAAACGAAAAAGTTGTGGAAAGCCTTCATGAACTGGGAGAGAGATTTGGGGTGAAGTGGTGA